In Myxococcus guangdongensis, one genomic interval encodes:
- the hpf gene encoding ribosome hibernation-promoting factor, HPF/YfiA family, giving the protein MQFNITFRQFGASDSLKEYAREKVERVNKLLDRAGEAHVVLSLEAGRIHHADITVHSGAWVLRGREKSEDMYASIDLAMDKIERQLRRYRDKLKNHHGKERVHHRQDLLNQMRVRHAVFEVPDVEELAVETPSPKLTVAPPATPVAVATRVVSSTQLTVKPLSVDEAVMQMNLMNNDFYVFHNVESDALGIVYRRKDGQYGLIEPHEPPALAAAAGT; this is encoded by the coding sequence ATGCAGTTCAACATCACCTTCCGTCAGTTCGGGGCGTCGGATTCCCTCAAGGAGTACGCACGCGAGAAGGTCGAGCGGGTGAACAAGCTGTTGGACAGAGCAGGAGAGGCACACGTCGTTTTGTCGTTGGAAGCCGGTCGCATCCATCACGCTGACATCACCGTCCACTCCGGCGCCTGGGTGCTGCGCGGGCGGGAGAAGAGCGAGGACATGTACGCGTCCATCGACCTGGCGATGGACAAGATCGAACGCCAGTTGCGTCGCTACCGCGACAAGCTCAAGAACCATCACGGCAAGGAGCGCGTCCACCACCGACAGGACCTGTTGAACCAGATGAGGGTGCGGCACGCCGTCTTCGAGGTTCCGGATGTGGAGGAGCTGGCGGTGGAAACGCCCTCGCCCAAGCTCACCGTCGCCCCGCCCGCGACGCCCGTGGCCGTCGCGACGCGCGTGGTGAGCTCCACCCAGCTCACCGTCAAGCCGCTGTCGGTGGACGAGGCGGTGATGCAGATGAACCTGATGAACAACGACTTCTACGTGTTCCACAACGTGGAGTCGGACGCGCTGGGCATCGTCTACCGGCGCAAGGATGGCCAGTACGGCCTCATCGAGCCCCACGAACCGCCCGCGCTGGCCGCCGCCGCCGGCACCTGA
- the dtd gene encoding D-aminoacyl-tRNA deacylase: MRAVVQRVLEASVTVDGQKVSDIGPGLLVLLGVGKGDTEADVAWMVEKLATLRIFEDTAGKMNLSLEDTSRQLIVVSQFTLYGDARKGRRPSFIDAMEPTVAKALYEKACEGLRLRGLSVGTGIFAADMKVALVNDGPVTLLLESPGTTAAAPKP, translated from the coding sequence ATGCGTGCGGTGGTGCAGCGGGTGCTGGAAGCGTCGGTGACGGTGGACGGACAGAAGGTGAGTGACATCGGCCCGGGGCTGCTCGTGCTGCTGGGCGTGGGCAAGGGCGACACCGAGGCGGACGTGGCGTGGATGGTGGAGAAGCTCGCCACGCTGCGCATCTTCGAGGACACGGCCGGCAAGATGAACCTGTCGCTGGAGGACACCTCGCGGCAGCTCATCGTCGTCAGCCAGTTCACGCTCTACGGCGACGCGCGCAAGGGCCGGCGCCCCAGCTTCATCGACGCCATGGAGCCCACCGTGGCCAAGGCCCTGTACGAGAAGGCCTGCGAGGGGCTGCGCCTGCGCGGCCTGTCCGTGGGCACCGGCATCTTCGCCGCGGACATGAAGGTGGCGCTCGTCAATGACGGGCCCGTCACGCTCCTGTTGGAGAGCCCCGGGACCACCGCCGCCGCGCCCAAGCCCTAG
- a CDS encoding PTS sugar transporter subunit IIA, with product MRIAEFLSPQAVIADMQSRTKQEVLRELSATLAQAHPPLLEERLVEVLREREKLGSTGIGEGVAIPHGKLPGMTQLQAAFGVSRAGVDFEAIDGKPTHLFFALVAPENSAGVHLKALARISRLFKNPRFRAAILEAPTAADIHALIIQEDARP from the coding sequence GTGAGAATCGCCGAGTTCCTCAGCCCCCAAGCCGTCATCGCGGACATGCAGTCGCGGACGAAGCAGGAGGTGTTGCGCGAGCTGAGCGCCACGTTGGCCCAGGCCCACCCCCCGCTCCTGGAGGAGCGGCTGGTGGAGGTGCTGCGAGAGCGCGAGAAGCTGGGCAGCACCGGCATCGGCGAGGGGGTGGCCATCCCCCACGGCAAGCTGCCGGGCATGACGCAGCTGCAGGCGGCCTTCGGTGTGTCCCGCGCGGGCGTGGACTTCGAGGCCATCGACGGCAAGCCCACCCACCTGTTCTTCGCCCTGGTGGCCCCGGAGAACAGCGCCGGCGTGCACCTGAAGGCCCTGGCCCGCATCTCCCGGCTCTTCAAGAACCCCCGCTTCCGGGCCGCCATCCTCGAGGCGCCCACGGCCGCGGACATCCACGCGCTCATCATCCAGGAAGACGCCCGGCCCTGA